CAAACGTTTTGGGGATAGTTTTGATAAAAAGCAATTTCTGGAAACAAATCCAAGGGTCTTGGGCTATCAGGCCAAAGCTAATGATATTTTAAAACGCCTTGGGAAATCATTGGAAAACGAGGATTTGGCCGATGTAAAAGCATTGATAGAGGAATTGGAAATCGCCTGTCCGCTTTCAGGCTCTAAGAATTGGACCGATGTGAAGCAGTTCAACCTAATGTTCGGAACCAAGTTGGGAGCTTCCGCAGATTCTGCAATGGATTTGTACCTGCGTCCAGAAACCGCCCAAGGAATCTTTGTCAACTTCTTAAATGTCCAGAAAACAGGGCGAATGAAAATTCCGTTTGGCATTGCCCAGACAGGAAAAGCGTTCCGTAATGAAATTGTGGCCCGCCAGTTCATTTTCCGTATGCGGGAGTTTGAACAAATGGAAATGCAGTTCTTCATTAAACCGGGAACACAACAGGAATGGTACGAGAAATGGAAAGAAAATCGATTGAAATGGCACCTTTCCCTTGGAATGGGAGCGGATAACTATCGTTTCCATGATCATGAAAAATTGGCCCATTATGCTGATGCGGCAGCAGATATCGAGTTTAAGTTCCCATTCGGTTTCAAGGAGCTGGAGGGAATTCATTCCAGAACTGACTTTGATTTAAGTCAACATGAGAAACATTCAGGTAAAAAGTTGCAATATTTCGACCCAGAAGTAAACGAAAGCTATGTACCGTACGTGCTCGAAACTTCCATCGGTCTTGATCGAATGTTTTTAGCCGTTTTCTCAAATTCGTTAAAAGAGGAGGAATTGGAAAACGGTACCACAAGAACGGTACTTAAAATACCTGCGGTTTTAGCACCAACGAAAGCTGCGATTTTGCCCTTGTTAAAACGTGATGGACTTCCAGAAGTAGCCGAAAAGCTTATGGATGAACTCAAGTGGGATTTCAATGTTGCGTATGATGAAAAAGATGCCGTAGGCCGCCGTTACCGTCGCCAAGATGCCGCAGGTACACCTTTCTGCATTACGGTCGACCATCAAACTTTGGAAGATGATACCGTTACCATTCGTCACCGCGATACTATGGAACAACAACGGGTCAAACTTTCCGAAGTAAAGGAGATTATTACAAAAGAAGTCGACATGCGCTATTGGTTACAGCGTATGTAACCTTAACGCTTCTCGGTAGTTTCAAAATATACCTCCTCATGGGGAGGTCAGAATTGCAAAAAGGCAATTCTGGGAGGAGAAGTTTCTAGCAAATCATTAATGTGGGTTTTGTTATCCTCTCACCTTTCGCTTGGCCAATTTCTTCTTGTAAAAAGCCTTGTCAGCTACATAAATGGTTTTTTTGACCTCGCAATACACTTTGTCGCCTGCTTTATTGGTCAAAGCTGTGGTTTTTATGATTTCCATTTCATTTCGTAAAGCGACTTTTTCCTTAATGCGATGTATCTCATCCAAATCATAAGTGAAATGGGCATATAGGTTTTCTTTGGCTGGGCGTTTAAAGAAAATTTCAGCGGATTTATCCCATACCACATAGTCCTTTCCCAAAAGATTGACCAACTGCACCATGGGAATAGGGTCTACCGCGGAAAACATACTTCCACCAAAAATGGTGTTCATGTAATTTCTGTTCTTGTAATTGATGGGAAGTTTGATGCTTATTTTTAATAAGTCTTCCGCAACATAAATGATTTTCGCCGTACTTCTTCGGTACATGGGCGAGAGGTTGAAACCATACTTAAAGAGCTTATGCTTTTTAATAAATTTTGAACCTACTTCCGTTGCTTTTTGATAAAACGACATGAATTCTATTGGTTTGAAGATTGTTGTACTGCGTAACGGTAATGGCCGATAATTTTAAAATCAAAAAGCATATCCTCAAGAACCTGTCCGCGACCAATATTATGGACGATTAAATTCCGTTTTCCATCGCTCGACTTTTTGTCGACCACAATACCAATATGTGTGATGGCACCGCCTAAATTCCAACAGACCACATCTCCTGGTAGATAATCACTTGCATTATCTGAAATTGATTTTTCAGCTCCTTCCCGCTTAAAATAGGTCATTAAGTTGGGCACCCTTCGGTGGTCAATATTTTTGTCTGTTGTTCGCAATCCCCAGATTTTTGGATACACATTAAAATTAGCCTTCATATCTTCGTGGACCTCTTTTTGCAAATCGATTCCCAATTTTCTGTACGCCCGTATGACAACATCGGTACAGACACCTTTGTCGCTTGGTACATCTCCATTGGGGTAATCCATAGAAAAATAGCTGGGGTCGTAGGTCACGTTCTGTTCCGTTAATTCTAAGGCAGCATCAGATAACGTGAGTTGCTCAACTGCTGTTTGGGCAATTGATATATTTAAAAACAACAGTATTGGAATCAATAGGAATTGCTTCATTTGAACATAATCATTTTCAAAATTAGTTTCTAAAGATAACCGATTCCTATAACCTCATTTTGTTCTTTAAGACTTAAATGGGTAAAATCTAGAACAACCCGGTAATTTCCCCATCATCAGTAACATCGATTCCTTCTGATGAAGGGTGCGCTGGTAATCCTGGCATTCGCATAATATCGCCAGTTATCGGGATAAGAAAACCGGCTCCGGCAGCTATTTCTATTTCCCGAACCGTGATGATAAAATCTTTTGGACGTCCCAATAATTTTGGATTGTCTGATAACGATTTTTGGGTCTTGGCAATACAGACGGGTAGATGCTCTAACCCTAGGTTCGCTATTTTTCTAAGATGTGCTTTTGCTTTTGAGGTATAATCCACATGTTCGGCACCGTAGATTTCTGTGGCAATTGTTTCAATTTTGTCCATAACGCTGGATTCCCATGAGTACAAGGGCGTAAAATCAGAGGTGTCCGATTCAACGATATCAATGACATTCTGCGCCAGTTCTAGAGCACCTTCCCCTCCTTTTTCCCAAACCTCTGCCAAAGCTACTTTTATGCCTTTTGAGGCGGCAAAACTTTTAATGGTTTCAATTTCCTCTTCGGTATCCGTAACGAATTTGTTGATGGCGATGACCGGAGGCACCTTAAACTTGGAAATATTTTCAAGATGCTTTTCCAAATTTGGGATTCCTTTTTTGAGTGCTTCCACGTTGGGTTCGGTCAAGGATTTTAAATCGGCTTCTCCATGATATTTTAGAGCACGTATCGTTGTAGTGAGAACTACAGCCTTCGGTTTTAGGCCGGCACTCTGACATTTGATATCGAAGAATTTCTCGGCACCAAGGTCAAATCCAAACCCGGCTTCGGTAACGGTATATTCAGAATGCGTCATGCCCATCAAGGTTGCAATCACCGTATTGGTTCCTTGGGCAATATTCGCGAAGGGACCCCCATGGATAATCGCTGGATTTCCTTCAATCGTCTGTACCAAATTGGGTTTTATGGCATCTTTGAGCAAAGCCGTCATCGCCCCCTCTGCTTTTAAATCCTTGGCATAGATGGGATTTTTGTCGAAGGTGTAACCAATAAAAATATTTCCCAACCGCTTTTTTAAATCGCTTAAATTTTCGGCCAGACACAGAATAGCCATAATCTCGGAAGCTGCGGTAATATCGAACCCAGTTTCGCGGGGCACTCCAGATGTGGTTCCGCCCAAACCAACGATGACATGCCGTAACGCTCGGTCATTCAAGTCCACAACACGTTTCCAGGTAATGGTTCTCGGGTCCAGCCGCAACGAATTGGTTTTACTTTGAATGTTATTGTCAATAATGGCCGCCAACAGATTGTGGGCTTTTTCAATAGCGGCAAAATCGCCCGTGAAATGTAGGTTGATGTCCTCCATGGGCAATACTTGGGAATATCCCCCGCCCGTGGCACCCCCTTTAATCCCGAAAACAGGACCCAAAGATGGCTCCCGCAAGACCACCGTCGTTTTTTTTGTTCAAGCGGTTCAGTCCTTCGGAGAGGCCGATGGACATGGTAGTTTTACCCTCGCCCGCAGGGGTTGGAGAAATGGCCGATACCAAAATAAGATGACTTTCGTTTGCCTTTTGCTTGTTGATGGCCTGCAAAGGCAGTTTTGCCTTGTACTTGCCATACATTTCCAATTGGTCCGGGGCTATGCCAAATTTTTCTGCAATCTCGGAGATGTGCTGTAACGTTGTTTTTTTGGCAATCTGTAAATCGGTCATAAAAAAGGGCTTTGAAATTGATTAAGGCATTTTTTCTTCAATGTTGACTTCGATCATTATTTTGACACTTCAATTTGGTCTGCACCGTTGGCTTCCAGAATAGCATTTATTTTGGATACATCCTTTGCAAGCACTCCATTCAAATTCCCCAAGTGTTCCTCCAATTCAGCAGAAAGTTTCTTAAATACTTTGTAAGCACCATCCGTGGGTTTTGCATCCCCATTTTCAACACTTCTTCGTAAAGAGGCCAATCGGTTGTTCAGTTTTATAGGGAAATTCAACGGATCTTGACCGGATTGATTTTTAACCTGATACAGTTCCTCTTCAACTGCCGTTATTTTCTCCAAGAAAGGTATCACTGTCCTTTTCATGGCCTTGGCTGTAATCTTCGCTTTGCTTGAATCGATTCTTGTCTTGATTTTCCGAATTTTGATAACTGCTTCATTCGCAGCAGTGGTTTTTTCCATGATATCGTTCGCCAGTGTAAACTGTTCGTCCAAATCAGCTTTGGTAATACCCTTCAAATTGGGATTAATGTGTACTTC
The nucleotide sequence above comes from Flagellimonas sp. HMM57. Encoded proteins:
- a CDS encoding glycine--tRNA ligase; this encodes MANQEDIFKKVISHAKEYGYVFQSSEIYDGLSAVYDYAQNGAELKKNIREYWWQAMVQLNDNIVGIDAAIFMHPTTWKASGHVDAFNDPLIDNKDSKKRYRADVLVEDYVAKIEAKIDKEVTKAAKRFGDSFDKKQFLETNPRVLGYQAKANDILKRLGKSLENEDLADVKALIEELEIACPLSGSKNWTDVKQFNLMFGTKLGASADSAMDLYLRPETAQGIFVNFLNVQKTGRMKIPFGIAQTGKAFRNEIVARQFIFRMREFEQMEMQFFIKPGTQQEWYEKWKENRLKWHLSLGMGADNYRFHDHEKLAHYADAAADIEFKFPFGFKELEGIHSRTDFDLSQHEKHSGKKLQYFDPEVNESYVPYVLETSIGLDRMFLAVFSNSLKEEELENGTTRTVLKIPAVLAPTKAAILPLLKRDGLPEVAEKLMDELKWDFNVAYDEKDAVGRRYRRQDAAGTPFCITVDHQTLEDDTVTIRHRDTMEQQRVKLSEVKEIITKEVDMRYWLQRM
- a CDS encoding DUF4442 domain-containing protein, whose protein sequence is MSFYQKATEVGSKFIKKHKLFKYGFNLSPMYRRSTAKIIYVAEDLLKISIKLPINYKNRNYMNTIFGGSMFSAVDPIPMVQLVNLLGKDYVVWDKSAEIFFKRPAKENLYAHFTYDLDEIHRIKEKVALRNEMEIIKTTALTNKAGDKVYCEVKKTIYVADKAFYKKKLAKRKVRG
- a CDS encoding DUF1287 domain-containing protein, which codes for MKQFLLIPILLFLNISIAQTAVEQLTLSDAALELTEQNVTYDPSYFSMDYPNGDVPSDKGVCTDVVIRAYRKLGIDLQKEVHEDMKANFNVYPKIWGLRTTDKNIDHRRVPNLMTYFKREGAEKSISDNASDYLPGDVVCWNLGGAITHIGIVVDKKSSDGKRNLIVHNIGRGQVLEDMLFDFKIIGHYRYAVQQSSNQ